In Sphingobacterium thalpophilum, a genomic segment contains:
- a CDS encoding AraC family transcriptional regulator, with translation MKLAIKNMVCNRCIMVVENELAKLNLHVKHISLGQVEIEEELTKAESKQLASNFSALGFELIDDKRTVIIEQVKHVVLDLIRNQHNDTTLNLSEIISTKVHHDYNYISNLFSDVEGITIEKYFIGQKIEYVKELLVYDELTLSEIAYKLNYSSVAYLSNQFKKVTGLTPSHFKQIKDNKRKPLDKIND, from the coding sequence ATGAAACTTGCAATAAAGAATATGGTATGCAATAGATGCATTATGGTTGTTGAAAATGAATTGGCTAAGCTCAATCTCCATGTTAAGCATATTTCTTTGGGGCAGGTTGAGATTGAAGAAGAGCTGACCAAAGCGGAGAGCAAGCAACTTGCCTCAAATTTTTCGGCACTTGGTTTTGAACTCATTGACGATAAAAGAACCGTCATCATCGAACAAGTAAAACATGTCGTATTGGATCTTATCCGTAATCAACATAACGATACCACCCTTAATCTTTCCGAAATCATCAGCACGAAGGTGCACCATGATTACAACTACATCTCCAATCTTTTTTCGGATGTTGAAGGCATAACCATCGAAAAATACTTCATCGGCCAGAAAATTGAATATGTCAAAGAGTTATTGGTTTACGATGAACTTACCTTGAGTGAAATTGCCTATAAACTCAATTACTCCAGTGTTGCTTATTTAAGCAATCAATTCAAAAAAGTAACCGGATTGACGCCAAGCCACTTTAAGCAAATCAAAGATAATAAACGCAAACCACTTGATAAGATCAACGACTAA
- a CDS encoding L,D-transpeptidase family protein — MKRPRNRRIVLKTVISLVILLCLGLIGYNLYPEPTLDQHAKVDKLIVYKSKRTLLAYSKGKLLKSYRISLGGQPVGAKEFEGDLKTPEGLYTINDKNQYSSYHKNLGVSYPNEQDIAHAKSLGKEAGGDIKIHGLRNGLGFIGKLQRHMDWTFGCMALTNAEIDELFDAVPMGAAIEIKP; from the coding sequence ATGAAGCGACCAAGAAATCGTCGAATAGTTTTAAAAACAGTAATCAGCCTCGTCATCTTACTTTGCCTGGGCCTGATAGGCTATAATCTTTATCCAGAACCAACGTTGGATCAGCATGCCAAAGTAGACAAGCTTATCGTCTATAAATCAAAAAGAACACTATTGGCCTATAGTAAGGGAAAGCTCCTAAAATCTTACCGTATTTCATTGGGCGGCCAACCTGTGGGCGCCAAAGAATTTGAAGGCGATTTAAAAACACCCGAAGGGCTTTACACGATCAACGATAAAAATCAATATAGCAGCTATCACAAAAACCTGGGGGTCTCCTACCCAAATGAACAGGATATTGCCCACGCCAAAAGTTTAGGAAAAGAGGCCGGTGGCGACATCAAGATCCACGGACTTCGAAACGGACTAGGCTTTATTGGTAAATTGCAGCGCCACATGGACTGGACTTTCGGTTGTATGGCACTTACAAATGCAGAGATTGACGAACTTTTTGATGCTGTTCCCATGGGTGCAGCTATTGAAATAAAACCCTAA
- the trpB gene encoding tryptophan synthase subunit beta, which produces MSLTQAASVEANEKMLQYNGQYGEFGGSYIPPVLEEQLNKLAAFFDSHVQKEEFQKEFIAILKHYVGRPSPLYYAKNLSEHVGSKIYLKREDLNHTGSHKINNCIGQILLAKQMGATEIIAETGAGQHGVATATAAALLNIPCKVFMGEIDAARQALNVKRMELLGAEVVTTNLGSRTLKDAVDAALMYYVENPTSYYLLGSHVGPHPYPKMVGYFQSVIGKEARQQILDQEGRLPDSIFACVGGGSNAIGLFSGFLDDHEVEIHGGEGGGTGTYPKTAATLSFGKPTVFQGTFSYCLVDDEGNPIPSTSVSAGLDYPGISPQHAQLKDSNRANYHPVTDAEAIEAYKLLSRLEGIIPAIESSHAVALAVKLLKDKNKIAIVNLSGRGDKDVDREF; this is translated from the coding sequence ATGAGTCTAACACAAGCTGCATCTGTCGAAGCAAATGAGAAGATGCTTCAATACAATGGTCAATATGGAGAATTTGGCGGATCTTACATCCCACCGGTATTGGAAGAGCAATTGAATAAACTGGCTGCTTTTTTCGATAGTCATGTCCAAAAAGAAGAATTCCAGAAAGAGTTTATTGCGATCTTAAAACATTATGTCGGTCGCCCCTCACCTTTATATTACGCGAAGAATTTAAGCGAACACGTAGGTTCCAAAATCTATTTAAAGCGGGAAGATTTAAACCATACAGGTTCCCACAAGATAAACAACTGTATCGGTCAAATTCTTTTGGCTAAACAAATGGGAGCAACAGAGATCATTGCCGAAACTGGCGCCGGTCAACACGGTGTTGCAACAGCAACAGCGGCAGCATTGTTAAACATACCATGTAAAGTATTTATGGGCGAAATCGACGCTGCACGCCAGGCCCTGAACGTCAAACGCATGGAATTGTTGGGCGCCGAAGTTGTAACGACCAACTTAGGTAGCCGTACATTGAAAGATGCCGTCGATGCGGCCTTGATGTATTACGTTGAAAATCCAACATCTTATTACCTACTGGGATCGCACGTCGGCCCGCACCCCTATCCAAAAATGGTCGGCTATTTTCAAAGCGTTATTGGTAAGGAAGCACGCCAGCAGATACTTGATCAGGAAGGGCGCCTTCCAGACAGCATCTTCGCCTGTGTAGGTGGCGGATCAAATGCCATTGGCTTATTTTCGGGTTTTCTCGATGATCATGAGGTCGAAATTCATGGTGGCGAAGGCGGTGGAACCGGAACTTATCCAAAAACAGCTGCGACACTTTCTTTTGGCAAACCAACCGTATTCCAGGGAACCTTTTCGTACTGTTTGGTCGATGATGAGGGCAACCCGATCCCGTCAACCTCGGTGTCTGCAGGCCTTGATTACCCAGGGATATCGCCACAACATGCCCAGCTAAAAGATAGCAATCGTGCAAACTATCACCCCGTGACAGATGCAGAAGCGATTGAAGCCTACAAGCTACTTTCCCGACTGGAAGGTATTATTCCGGCCATTGAATCATCCCATGCTGTTGCCCTTGCGGTGAAATTGCTAAAAGACAAAAACAAAATCGCTATTGTGAACCTCTCGGGACGTGGCGACAAAGATGTTGACCGCGAATTCTAA
- the lgt gene encoding prolipoprotein diacylglyceryl transferase, whose amino-acid sequence MNSILSAIHWNIDPEMFNFGAFALRYYALCWLLAFFVSYVIMLRIFKKEGRTQEQLDQLSIYIFLGTLIGARLGHCLFYDFDYYKDHILEIFLPFKWDKTGFHITGFAGLASHGGAIGIILALYLFCRKTKTDFLWLADRLVVVVPIAGALIRIGNFFNSEIIGTPTDLPWAIVFERVDNVPRHPGQLYEAIAYILIFIIIGSLFKSNPNRQKGQLFGIFMVLLFGARMVLEHFKIDQEAFEQSMALNMGQLLSIPFILVGFYFIFRKTKA is encoded by the coding sequence ATGAATTCAATATTAAGTGCAATACATTGGAATATTGACCCCGAAATGTTCAACTTTGGCGCTTTTGCCCTTCGCTATTATGCCTTATGCTGGTTGTTAGCATTTTTTGTTTCATACGTGATCATGTTGCGTATATTCAAAAAGGAAGGCCGCACACAGGAACAGTTGGATCAGCTTTCAATTTATATTTTTCTGGGCACTTTGATCGGAGCACGATTAGGACACTGCCTATTTTACGATTTTGACTATTACAAAGATCATATACTTGAAATCTTCCTGCCATTCAAATGGGATAAAACAGGATTTCATATTACCGGCTTCGCAGGATTGGCTTCCCATGGCGGCGCCATCGGAATTATCCTCGCACTCTATTTATTCTGCAGAAAAACAAAAACCGACTTCTTGTGGTTAGCGGACCGATTGGTCGTTGTAGTCCCTATTGCCGGTGCACTTATCCGTATCGGAAATTTCTTCAATTCCGAAATTATTGGCACACCTACAGATCTACCCTGGGCTATCGTGTTCGAACGTGTAGACAATGTACCACGCCACCCTGGGCAGCTTTATGAAGCAATCGCCTATATTTTGATCTTTATTATCATTGGTTCCCTATTCAAATCAAATCCCAATCGCCAAAAAGGCCAATTATTTGGCATATTCATGGTCCTATTATTTGGTGCACGCATGGTCTTGGAACATTTTAAAATTGACCAGGAAGCTTTCGAGCAAAGTATGGCTTTAAACATGGGCCAATTACTGAGTATACCTTTTATCCTGGTGGGCTTCTACTTTATCTTCCGGAAAACCAAAGCTTAA
- a CDS encoding M42 family metallopeptidase yields the protein MAEKNKKKEPKHDAVVTKDSLSFFEKYINNASPTGFEWEGQRLWLDYLKPYVDDTFVDNYGTAVGVINPKAEYKVVIEAHADEISWFVNYITKDGLIYVIRNGGSDHQIAPSKRVNIHTEKGIVKAVFGWPAIHTRSGEKEENPSLKNIFLDCGCSTKEEVEALGIHVGCVITYEDTFSILNDRYYVGRAMDNRAGGFMIAEVARLLKENKKKLPFGLYIVNSVQEEIGLRGAEMIADRIKPNVAIVTDVTHDTQTPMINKITQGDLFSGKGPVLSYAPAVQINLNKLLVKVAEKNNIPFQRQASSRFTGTDTDAFAYSNGGVPSALISLPLRYMHTTVEMVHKEDVDNVIRLIYETLLNIENGQDFRTFTK from the coding sequence ATGGCAGAAAAAAACAAGAAAAAAGAGCCGAAGCACGACGCGGTTGTGACGAAAGATTCGCTTTCATTTTTTGAGAAATATATCAATAATGCTTCTCCTACAGGATTTGAGTGGGAAGGACAGCGCCTGTGGTTGGATTATTTGAAGCCTTATGTTGATGATACATTCGTTGACAACTACGGTACAGCTGTAGGGGTAATCAATCCAAAAGCGGAGTATAAGGTCGTTATAGAGGCTCATGCGGATGAGATTTCTTGGTTTGTCAATTACATTACCAAAGACGGACTGATCTATGTAATACGTAACGGTGGTTCAGATCACCAGATTGCGCCGTCTAAGCGCGTGAATATTCATACGGAAAAGGGCATTGTCAAAGCGGTATTCGGCTGGCCGGCAATTCATACGCGTTCGGGAGAGAAAGAAGAAAATCCTTCGCTGAAAAATATCTTTTTGGACTGTGGCTGTAGTACCAAAGAAGAGGTTGAAGCCTTGGGAATACATGTCGGTTGTGTCATTACATACGAAGATACATTCTCTATCCTTAACGACCGTTATTATGTTGGGCGGGCTATGGACAATCGTGCCGGTGGTTTTATGATCGCTGAGGTTGCTCGTTTGCTAAAAGAGAATAAAAAGAAATTGCCATTTGGATTATATATCGTAAATTCGGTGCAAGAAGAGATTGGTTTACGCGGTGCCGAAATGATTGCAGATCGTATCAAACCGAATGTCGCCATCGTAACCGATGTGACACATGATACGCAAACTCCGATGATCAATAAGATCACGCAGGGCGATCTATTTTCAGGGAAAGGTCCGGTATTGTCCTACGCTCCAGCGGTTCAGATCAATCTGAATAAACTGTTGGTTAAGGTTGCTGAGAAGAATAATATTCCTTTCCAGCGTCAGGCTTCTTCTCGTTTTACAGGAACTGATACGGATGCATTTGCCTATAGCAATGGTGGTGTACCGTCTGCATTGATTTCTTTACCACTCCGTTATATGCACACAACAGTGGAGATGGTGCACAAGGAAGATGTGGATAACGTGATCCGGTTGATCTACGAAACATTATTGAATATTGAGAACGGACAAGATTTTAGAACATTTACAAAGTAG
- a CDS encoding DUF3467 domain-containing protein gives MENNQNQNELSIELTEEVAEGTYSNLAIITHSNTEFVVDFIRVMPGVPKAKVKSRIVLTPEHAKRLLGALVDNVNRFEALNGPIKMDLGVAEQPQQGGDPTVAFPFGTPQGQA, from the coding sequence ATGGAAAATAACCAAAATCAAAACGAATTGAGCATCGAGTTGACAGAAGAAGTAGCAGAAGGAACCTACTCAAATCTTGCGATTATCACTCACTCTAATACTGAATTTGTGGTTGACTTTATCCGTGTGATGCCAGGAGTGCCAAAAGCAAAAGTGAAATCAAGAATCGTTTTGACTCCAGAGCATGCAAAACGCTTGTTAGGTGCATTGGTTGATAACGTGAACCGTTTCGAAGCATTAAATGGCCCAATTAAAATGGACTTAGGTGTTGCTGAACAACCTCAACAAGGTGGTGATCCTACAGTTGCATTCCCTTTTGGAACGCCACAAGGTCAAGCATAG
- a CDS encoding bifunctional GNAT family N-acetyltransferase/carbon-nitrogen hydrolase family protein: MDIQVRNLTKKDYVDLKRSMEQAYDGAGETWSKENIQDLIDIFPEGQLCVEIDGHVVACALSIILNSKKNNIYDSYYEIIDDGKFTKHSDDGDTLYGIEVFVHPAHRALRLGRRLYDARKELCEQMNLKCIVAGGRIPNYHNYADKMSPRVYIEKVKRKEIYDPTLTFQLSNDFHVKKILKHYLPEDAESMEFATLLEWNNIYYESETRSISTTKQTIRLGLVQWQMRLFDNLEAFYDQIEFFVDTVSDYGTDFIMFPEFFNTPLMSPYNDLPERLAMERLAQHTSEIIDRIQQFAVSYNVNIIAGSMPLMENKKLYNVSYLCHRNGKLDEFKKIHITPNEFKYYGMVGGSEVKVFDTDCGKVGLLICYDVEFPELSRILADQGMQILFVPFMTDTQNGYIRVRTCAQARAIENECYVAIAGSVGNLPRVNNMDIQYSQSAVFTPSDFAFPNNAIKAEATPNAEMVLIADVDLYALRDLHEYGTVKVKKDRRKDLYEVKLLK; the protein is encoded by the coding sequence ATGGATATTCAAGTGCGGAACTTGACAAAGAAGGATTATGTTGATTTGAAACGATCGATGGAACAGGCTTATGATGGTGCAGGTGAGACCTGGTCAAAGGAAAATATTCAGGATTTGATTGATATATTTCCCGAAGGGCAATTATGTGTGGAGATTGATGGACATGTCGTTGCCTGTGCCTTGTCCATTATCCTGAATTCAAAAAAGAATAATATTTACGATAGCTATTATGAGATTATCGATGATGGTAAGTTTACCAAGCATAGTGATGATGGAGACACCCTTTACGGGATAGAAGTGTTTGTTCATCCGGCACATCGGGCGTTACGTCTCGGCCGGCGTCTCTATGATGCGCGAAAGGAGCTGTGTGAACAGATGAACCTCAAATGTATTGTTGCCGGGGGCCGTATTCCCAATTACCATAACTATGCGGATAAAATGAGTCCGCGGGTTTACATCGAGAAAGTCAAACGCAAGGAGATCTATGATCCGACGCTGACCTTTCAGCTTTCAAATGATTTTCATGTCAAAAAAATACTCAAGCATTATCTGCCTGAAGATGCTGAATCGATGGAGTTTGCTACCCTGTTGGAATGGAATAATATTTATTATGAGTCAGAGACACGGTCCATTTCGACCACCAAGCAGACGATCCGTTTGGGGCTGGTGCAATGGCAGATGCGTTTGTTTGATAATCTGGAGGCATTTTATGATCAGATCGAGTTTTTTGTGGATACCGTGAGTGATTATGGAACAGATTTTATCATGTTTCCGGAATTTTTCAATACGCCACTCATGAGCCCTTATAACGATCTTCCCGAGCGCCTGGCGATGGAAAGGCTTGCGCAGCATACCTCCGAGATTATCGATCGCATTCAACAGTTTGCTGTTTCCTACAACGTCAATATCATTGCAGGGTCGATGCCTTTGATGGAAAACAAAAAGCTCTATAATGTTTCCTACCTCTGTCATCGCAACGGTAAGCTGGATGAGTTTAAAAAAATTCACATCACCCCAAATGAATTTAAATATTATGGTATGGTGGGCGGAAGTGAGGTAAAGGTGTTTGACACCGATTGTGGTAAAGTGGGACTGTTGATCTGTTACGATGTAGAGTTTCCTGAACTGAGCCGTATTTTGGCCGATCAGGGGATGCAGATCCTATTTGTGCCCTTTATGACGGATACCCAAAACGGATACATCCGGGTGCGTACCTGTGCGCAGGCTAGGGCGATAGAAAATGAATGTTATGTGGCTATTGCAGGCTCCGTGGGCAATTTGCCGCGTGTGAATAATATGGATATACAATATTCGCAGTCCGCTGTTTTTACCCCTTCGGACTTTGCTTTTCCCAATAATGCCATTAAAGCTGAGGCGACACCGAATGCCGAGATGGTGCTTATTGCGGACGTTGATCTTTATGCCCTGCGAGACCTACATGAGTACGGTACCGTTAAAGTCAAGAAGGATAGACGGAAGGATTTGTATGAAGTGAAACTTTTGAAGTAA
- a CDS encoding M13 family metallopeptidase encodes MIQKVKWGTLSMVLMLMSCQSNKKSDTAQEVRTNFFDVSGMDTTVNPGDNFFQYANGSWMKNTQIPASETGWGSFYILADENLANLKSILEGAAKSDNKKGSDQQKAGDFFASGMDTVTIDKLGAKPIEGAIKKINGLKSIDELIAYAADGFKEGDGDLFTFYVAADDRISTKNALQFFQGGLNLPEASYYLDQDDKAKKIREAYVAYLVKLFGLIGEGANAKKSAEEVLRLETEIAKSHATPVELRDPIKNYHKFAVQEFQKQTPNLNWKDILQRLDVKTDTILVQQPKFYLALNNLLKSQSLASWKTKLKADLANASATALSKGFRDAKFELFGKTLNGQKQEKERWKLMVSSADENLGEIVGKLYVDEYFKPEAKKRMLELVDNLQKVYKSRIEKLDWMTPETKKKAIEKLEAFTKKIGYPEKWKDYSDVEVAKDTYYANLQSAAKHAYKEMAGKIGKPVDKAEWLMTTPTVNAYYNPPYNEIVFPAGILQFPFFDANADDAINYGAIGAVIGHEMTHGFDDQGRQYDKDGNLNDWWTAVDAKQFTERANQVAKLYGGFTLLDNQHVNGELTLGENLADIGGLNIAYDAFKLTKQGQGQDKIDGFTPDQRFFLSFAQVWRVKSSDERMRLRLKVDPHSPEQFRVNGPVYNMEAFYKAFNVQPTAKMYVAPEKRILVW; translated from the coding sequence ATGATACAAAAAGTCAAATGGGGGACGCTATCCATGGTCTTAATGCTGATGTCATGTCAGTCAAATAAGAAAAGCGATACTGCTCAGGAGGTCCGCACAAATTTTTTTGATGTCTCAGGCATGGATACCACCGTGAATCCAGGAGATAATTTCTTCCAATATGCAAATGGGAGCTGGATGAAAAATACCCAGATCCCGGCTTCTGAAACTGGCTGGGGTTCATTTTATATTCTTGCTGATGAAAACCTGGCAAACCTGAAATCTATTTTGGAAGGTGCGGCGAAGTCTGACAACAAAAAAGGTTCCGATCAGCAAAAGGCCGGCGATTTCTTTGCGAGTGGTATGGATACGGTGACGATTGATAAATTGGGCGCGAAACCAATCGAAGGGGCCATCAAAAAAATCAATGGGTTGAAAAGTATCGATGAATTGATCGCTTATGCTGCGGATGGATTTAAAGAGGGTGATGGTGATCTTTTTACATTTTATGTGGCCGCAGATGACCGGATCAGCACTAAAAATGCATTGCAATTTTTTCAGGGAGGACTCAACCTGCCTGAAGCAAGTTATTACTTAGATCAGGATGACAAAGCGAAGAAAATCCGGGAGGCCTATGTTGCGTATCTGGTAAAATTATTCGGGCTGATCGGCGAAGGGGCAAATGCAAAAAAGTCGGCGGAGGAAGTGCTGCGCTTGGAAACAGAAATTGCCAAATCGCATGCTACACCGGTGGAATTGCGGGATCCCATCAAAAACTACCATAAATTTGCGGTGCAGGAATTTCAGAAACAAACGCCAAACCTCAATTGGAAGGATATTTTGCAACGCTTGGATGTGAAGACCGATACCATTTTGGTACAGCAACCTAAATTTTATCTTGCGCTAAATAATTTGTTGAAATCACAGTCCTTAGCTAGTTGGAAAACAAAACTAAAAGCAGATTTAGCGAATGCTTCTGCGACGGCACTGAGCAAAGGTTTCAGGGATGCAAAGTTTGAATTATTCGGAAAAACCCTAAATGGACAGAAACAGGAGAAAGAGCGTTGGAAGCTGATGGTGAGCTCGGCCGACGAGAACCTTGGCGAGATTGTCGGAAAGTTGTATGTGGATGAGTATTTTAAACCCGAAGCAAAAAAACGAATGCTCGAATTGGTTGACAATTTGCAAAAAGTCTATAAGAGCCGGATTGAGAAATTGGACTGGATGACACCTGAAACCAAAAAGAAAGCGATTGAAAAATTGGAAGCGTTCACCAAAAAAATCGGCTATCCCGAGAAGTGGAAAGATTATAGTGACGTGGAGGTAGCCAAAGATACCTACTATGCCAACTTGCAGTCTGCTGCAAAGCATGCCTATAAAGAAATGGCGGGTAAAATCGGCAAACCGGTTGACAAGGCCGAATGGCTGATGACGACACCTACGGTGAATGCCTATTACAATCCACCATATAATGAAATTGTATTCCCGGCTGGGATCTTGCAGTTCCCATTCTTCGATGCCAACGCGGACGATGCGATCAATTATGGCGCTATCGGTGCCGTTATCGGACACGAGATGACACATGGTTTTGATGATCAGGGGCGTCAATATGATAAAGACGGTAACTTGAACGATTGGTGGACGGCAGTGGATGCGAAACAGTTTACGGAACGCGCCAATCAGGTAGCGAAGTTATATGGTGGTTTTACGCTGTTAGACAATCAACATGTAAACGGTGAGCTTACGCTAGGTGAAAATCTGGCGGACATCGGCGGTTTAAATATTGCCTATGATGCTTTCAAATTAACCAAGCAAGGGCAGGGGCAGGATAAAATTGATGGCTTTACACCAGATCAACGTTTCTTCCTGAGTTTTGCGCAAGTGTGGCGCGTAAAGAGCAGCGATGAGCGTATGCGGTTACGTTTAAAAGTTGATCCACATAGCCCCGAACAATTTCGGGTAAATGGTCCCGTATACAATATGGAGGCCTTCTATAAAGCATTTAATGTACAGCCTACGGCAAAAATGTATGTAGCACCTGAGAAGAGAATTTTGGTTTGGTAA
- the rplU gene encoding 50S ribosomal protein L21: MYAIVNIAGQQFKVAKDQFLFVHRLQGDEGASIEFDNVLLAEDGGKFTIGTPSVAGAKVSAKILSHLKGDKVIVFKKKRRKGYKKKNGHRQQFSKIQITGITL, from the coding sequence ATGTACGCAATAGTAAATATAGCAGGACAGCAATTTAAGGTTGCAAAAGACCAGTTCCTTTTTGTACACCGTTTACAAGGAGATGAAGGCGCTAGTATTGAATTTGACAATGTATTGTTAGCAGAAGACGGTGGTAAATTTACCATTGGTACACCTAGCGTTGCTGGTGCAAAAGTTTCGGCTAAAATTTTGTCTCATTTAAAAGGCGATAAAGTTATCGTTTTCAAGAAAAAACGTCGTAAAGGCTACAAAAAGAAAAACGGTCACCGTCAACAATTTTCTAAAATCCAGATCACTGGTATTACGTTATAA
- the rpmA gene encoding 50S ribosomal protein L27, which translates to MAHKKGAGSSKNGRESHSKRLGIKIFGGQQAIAGNIIVRQRGTQHNPDTNVGIGKDHTLFALVDGKVVFRKKANNKSYVSVVPTEQA; encoded by the coding sequence ATGGCACACAAAAAAGGTGCGGGTAGTTCTAAGAACGGCCGTGAGTCACATAGCAAGCGTTTAGGTATCAAAATCTTCGGTGGTCAACAAGCAATCGCTGGTAACATCATCGTACGCCAACGCGGTACACAACACAATCCTGACACAAACGTTGGTATTGGTAAAGACCACACATTGTTCGCTTTAGTAGACGGTAAAGTAGTTTTCCGTAAAAAAGCTAACAATAAATCTTATGTATCTGTAGTTCCTACAGAACAAGCGTAA
- a CDS encoding SUMF1/EgtB/PvdO family nonheme iron enzyme, producing MLKRIFIPVLLFAGVHAMAQKAFEPYEQPIEGTNLTFKMLAIPGGSFKMGTTSGGKEDEKPAHEVKLDPFWMGEYEVTWDLFEPFLYKDYEIAKSKDGKVSKEIDAVTRPTKPYLDMTFGFGKEGHPALAMTHYNAIQFCKWLYVRTGVFYRLPTEAEWEYAARAGSKTTYFFGDQATPLADYAWFKDNAEQKTHIVGQKKPNPWGLYDIYGNVAEWTYDQYKVDSYNEGKGKVLTNPVVVPTTLYPHVVRGGAFDSGAEDMRSAARGASDPVWKQLDPQIPKSNWWFPEAPFVGMRLVRPLNPPSHEEIMAYYDKQPIKDF from the coding sequence ATGTTAAAAAGAATCTTTATTCCTGTTTTGTTATTTGCCGGCGTGCACGCTATGGCTCAGAAAGCTTTCGAACCTTATGAACAACCTATTGAAGGGACTAATCTGACGTTCAAAATGCTGGCAATCCCTGGCGGTAGTTTTAAAATGGGAACTACAAGTGGTGGGAAAGAGGATGAAAAACCTGCACACGAGGTGAAGTTGGATCCATTTTGGATGGGCGAGTATGAAGTAACCTGGGATCTGTTTGAGCCATTTCTGTATAAAGATTATGAGATCGCAAAGAGTAAGGACGGTAAAGTATCGAAAGAGATTGATGCCGTTACGCGACCGACCAAACCTTATTTGGATATGACTTTTGGTTTTGGAAAGGAAGGGCACCCGGCCCTAGCGATGACCCATTACAATGCTATTCAATTCTGTAAGTGGCTGTATGTCCGTACCGGTGTATTTTACCGTTTACCAACAGAGGCCGAGTGGGAATATGCAGCTCGAGCAGGTTCAAAGACGACTTATTTTTTCGGTGATCAAGCGACGCCATTAGCAGATTATGCCTGGTTTAAAGATAATGCTGAACAGAAAACACATATTGTAGGACAGAAGAAACCGAATCCTTGGGGCCTTTATGATATTTATGGCAATGTTGCCGAATGGACTTATGATCAATATAAGGTCGATAGTTACAATGAAGGTAAAGGCAAGGTATTGACTAATCCTGTAGTCGTTCCGACAACCCTGTATCCACATGTTGTACGTGGTGGTGCTTTTGACAGTGGTGCCGAGGACATGCGCTCTGCAGCGCGTGGTGCCTCAGATCCCGTATGGAAACAGTTGGATCCACAAATTCCAAAAAGTAACTGGTGGTTTCCGGAAGCCCCATTCGTGGGCATGAGACTAGTCAGGCCCCTCAACCCACCTAGTCACGAAGAGATTATGGCTTATTACGATAAACAGCCAATCAAAGACTTTTAA